TGGGCAAGCCCCGTAACATATGCCACAGAGGAGACAGTCAATAGAACCATCGATTTTCTCTCGATTCTGGAGGCTTTGATAATATTCTTTCTCAGGTGGTTGTTCCTTTGGTATCAAATAAGGCTCTATAAGTTTGTAATTTTCGAAAAAGGGCTTCATATCCACAACAAGGTCTTTTAGGATGGGAAGGTTCGATAAAGGGCGAATGCTCACCATATCAGTCTCCAGGTTGGCAATCAACGTGCGGCAGGCAAGTCTGAACTGACCATTGATATACATCGAACATGAACCGCATATAGCACAGCGACAAGAAGATCGAAAGGCAAGAGAACTGTCCAAATTCTCTAAGATATAATAGAGCCCTTCTAAAACTGTCATTCCCTTTTCCACAGGCAAGTCAAATTCATCAAAATAGGGATCACAATCATTCTCCGGGTCGAATCTAAACACTCTAAATTTCATGATTAATATTCTCTTTTTCCTATACCAAATTTAGTTATCGTAACTGGCTTATAGGAAAGGATTACTTCACCATCAATGAGTCGAGCTACGGTGTGCTTTAGCCAATTCTTATCATCCCTTTCTTTGTAATCAAGGCGCGCATGGGATCCCCGACTCTCTTGCCTATTTAGGGCACCCATGACAATGACCTCTGAGATGGTGAGAAACCCTTCGATATCCAAATGCCATAATAAATCGTAGTTATACCTGCGACCTTTATAAGGGGGTCTTACATCTTCATAGCGCTTTTGCAGTTCTCTTATTTCATTTAATGCCTGCCTCAAGTCCTGTTCTTCGCGAAAAATTCCTACTCTTGTATCCATTATAGTGCCCAGTTCTGATTTGATTTTATACGGGCTTTCCGTCCCTGTTCTCTCGAAAATTCCTTGAAACCTCATTTCCTGCTTCAAAAGGGCCTCCCGGTAGATTCCATTTCCGGCAGATTTAGGACGCCCATTTGCTATATATTCGCTCGTCCTTCTCCCTGCTCGCCTTCCAAAGACAATCGTTTCCATAAGAGAATTTCCACCGAGTCGGTTTGCCCCATGAATGCTAACACAAGCACATTCCCCGGCAACAAAAAATCCATTGACCTCTGTATCAGTATTATAATCGCAGTCAATACCACCCATAGACCAATGAGCTGCAGGCTGAATAGGAATCGGTTCTTTAACTGGATTGATTCCCCTGAATTCCATACAGGCTTCGTAAATGCCGGGAAATCGTTTTTTGATGGTATTGGCACCAAAATGCCTCATATCCAGATATATGTAATCCTTGCCTCCTACCCCCCGTCCTTCATTGATCTCAGTCTGAATAGCACGAGAAGTAATATCCCGAGGGGCTTTTTCCATGATTGCCTCGGAAACGTATCTTGACATGAACCTTTCTCCCAGATCATTCAAAAGATATGCACCTTCTCCCCTCGCTCCTTCGGTCAGAGTTAGGTTGAGTCCATAAAGAGTAGTAGGATGAAATTGGACAAACTCCATATCCTTCAGTGGCAACCCTGCTCTAAAAGCCATGACTACTCCAGAAGCTGTTGAGGTTATAGAATTGCTCGATTTTGGATAGATACGCAAATTTCCTCCTGTACAAAAAATCACCGCCTTGGCTTTGAAAGCCTCTAATTCCCCCTCAGGTAGACTATAGGCTACTATCCCCCTACAAGTCTGATCTTCCACAATTAATTCCAGAACAACCCATTCTTCGTAGATTTTGATATTTCTCTTGATAGTCTGCTCATACAAGGTATTGATAAGATAAAGACCAGTCTTATCCGCACCAAAGCAAGTTCTGGGAAAGCCTGCACCTCCAAAAGGTCTTTGAGCTATCTTTCCATTAGGAAAACGGCTGAAAGGACATCCCCAATGCTCCAATTCGTA
The window above is part of the Nitrospirota bacterium genome. Proteins encoded here:
- a CDS encoding FAD-dependent oxidoreductase; translated protein: MEEEFSVFSHDIVVVGGGLAGLRAAIEAHDCGFDVAVVSKVHPLRSHSVMAQGGINASLANHPEGKEDNWEKHAFDTIKGSDFLADQDAVETFAKEALVNLYELEHWGCPFSRFPNGKIAQRPFGGAGFPRTCFGADKTGLYLINTLYEQTIKRNIKIYEEWVVLELIVEDQTCRGIVAYSLPEGELEAFKAKAVIFCTGGNLRIYPKSSNSITSTASGVVMAFRAGLPLKDMEFVQFHPTTLYGLNLTLTEGARGEGAYLLNDLGERFMSRYVSEAIMEKAPRDITSRAIQTEINEGRGVGGKDYIYLDMRHFGANTIKKRFPGIYEACMEFRGINPVKEPIPIQPAAHWSMGGIDCDYNTDTEVNGFFVAGECACVSIHGANRLGGNSLMETIVFGRRAGRRTSEYIANGRPKSAGNGIYREALLKQEMRFQGIFERTGTESPYKIKSELGTIMDTRVGIFREEQDLRQALNEIRELQKRYEDVRPPYKGRRYNYDLLWHLDIEGFLTISEVIVMGALNRQESRGSHARLDYKERDDKNWLKHTVARLIDGEVILSYKPVTITKFGIGKREY
- a CDS encoding succinate dehydrogenase iron-sulfur subunit, with the translated sequence MKFRVFRFDPENDCDPYFDEFDLPVEKGMTVLEGLYYILENLDSSLAFRSSCRCAICGSCSMYINGQFRLACRTLIANLETDMVSIRPLSNLPILKDLVVDMKPFFENYKLIEPYLIPKEQPPEKEYYQSLQNREKIDGSIDCLLCGICYGACPTVSLRKDYLGPAAITKTFRFITDSRDGAMEKRLAVVATEDGIYRCHTIFNCQKFCPKDIDPSDYISQLKRKVVWQLFK